A section of the Pseudobacteriovorax antillogorgiicola genome encodes:
- a CDS encoding mechanosensitive ion channel family protein, which yields MESIQVAFEALNDKLWGWVEKFIESLPNIAVALVLLVTFWILARWTARIVSSVIGRTVVNPSLCNLLSSMARVSVIAVGFILALSVLQLQQAVFSLLAGVGVMGLALGFAFQDLAANFVSGIMIGIRAPIKLNDVIEIDGELGTVVDVRIRDTVMRNFSGQEIVIPNKHFMERKFTNYSSYGQRRITLNIGVSYDADLNQAKDLILEAVKGLDDVLNDPEPTVFVEGLGVSSVNLVGYIWIKYPGGPSFLDVRHKAIVAAKKALDGAGIDIPFPIRTLDFSESASEALKAAMPGKNG from the coding sequence ATGGAGTCGATACAGGTTGCCTTCGAAGCATTGAACGATAAGTTATGGGGCTGGGTAGAAAAGTTTATTGAGAGCTTGCCGAATATCGCAGTGGCGTTGGTTCTCCTAGTTACTTTCTGGATTCTAGCGCGGTGGACAGCACGTATTGTGTCTTCGGTTATAGGTCGGACTGTGGTGAATCCGAGCCTTTGCAATCTATTAAGCTCAATGGCGCGGGTGTCTGTGATCGCGGTAGGGTTCATTCTCGCACTAAGCGTGCTCCAACTTCAGCAAGCGGTTTTTTCACTCCTAGCTGGTGTTGGGGTCATGGGTTTAGCACTTGGTTTTGCATTCCAAGACCTAGCGGCAAATTTTGTTTCAGGCATTATGATTGGCATCAGAGCGCCGATTAAACTTAACGATGTAATCGAGATCGATGGTGAACTTGGCACTGTTGTGGATGTCAGAATTCGCGATACTGTGATGCGTAACTTTTCGGGGCAGGAAATTGTGATTCCCAACAAGCATTTCATGGAGCGAAAGTTTACCAATTACAGCAGCTATGGCCAAAGACGGATCACACTCAATATTGGTGTTAGCTACGACGCTGATTTGAATCAGGCGAAAGATCTCATTTTGGAAGCTGTGAAGGGTTTAGATGATGTTCTAAATGATCCTGAGCCAACAGTTTTCGTGGAAGGGTTGGGTGTTTCATCTGTAAACCTGGTCGGCTATATCTGGATCAAGTATCCCGGTGGTCCTAGCTTCCTCGATGTGAGACATAAGGCGATTGTTGCTGCTAAAAAAGCTCTTGATGGCGCTGGTATCGATATTCCATTTCCAATCAGAACTTTGGATTTTTCGGAGTCTGCAAGCGAGGCTTTAAAGGCTGCTATGCCTGGTAAAAATGGCTGA
- a CDS encoding phospholipase A: protein MTPNSSRRLLIWILFLNLSPSKAWAVQGMNTQKNRVDDTEDLIINQMREEQAENIYRLRDVYMLGGNPNTKVQLSAKFKLLKSQPLYFGYTQKMFWDLLRKDSNPFRDITYNPEIFYTQEMTASDSSLKFLSVGLDHRSNGKAEEESRAYNAAFVQGDGRWKIADIPGTWSLRLQNVFSVDKTNPDIREHIGFWEARVSVADLFGDRLAYKVEAYLNVFAGGPYGVDLSQGGQELGFKFRTRIFGFFPYLMFQVYYGHKESLLEYQDYTKAYRFGILL, encoded by the coding sequence ATGACACCCAATTCATCGCGGCGACTTCTTATATGGATACTGTTTCTCAACCTAAGCCCAAGCAAAGCATGGGCTGTGCAAGGCATGAATACGCAGAAAAACCGGGTCGATGATACGGAGGATCTCATCATCAATCAAATGCGCGAAGAACAGGCAGAGAATATCTACCGCCTGCGGGATGTCTACATGCTGGGAGGCAACCCAAATACCAAGGTTCAGCTAAGCGCTAAATTCAAGCTGCTGAAGTCTCAACCACTATACTTCGGCTACACCCAGAAAATGTTTTGGGACTTGCTTAGGAAAGACTCTAACCCCTTTCGCGATATCACATACAATCCAGAAATCTTTTACACTCAGGAAATGACCGCATCCGATAGCTCTCTCAAATTCCTGAGTGTCGGCTTGGATCATCGATCCAATGGTAAGGCTGAGGAAGAGTCCCGTGCCTACAATGCCGCTTTCGTTCAAGGCGATGGTCGGTGGAAGATCGCCGACATCCCGGGCACCTGGAGCTTACGGCTTCAGAACGTCTTCTCCGTAGACAAAACCAATCCAGACATTCGCGAACATATTGGCTTCTGGGAAGCACGGGTCTCTGTCGCTGACTTGTTCGGTGATCGACTGGCCTATAAAGTTGAGGCTTACCTGAATGTCTTCGCAGGTGGTCCTTACGGAGTGGATTTAAGCCAAGGCGGCCAAGAGCTGGGCTTTAAGTTCAGAACTAGAATCTTTGGCTTCTTCCCTTACCTCATGTTTCAAGTATACTACGGCCACAAAGAATCACTTTTGGAGTATCAGGACTACACGAAAGCTTACCGGTTTGGAATTCTGCTTTAG
- a CDS encoding endonuclease/exonuclease/phosphatase family protein: MPDSQDIKIITYNVHRMKSPFRRRPTSNDIYKLMKLTEADVICLQEVWRSHRWRRSDLEELCNELWPHSSFGYNVSFPDGNQGNAVLSRYPILLEDRVSLKTDTGEPRGGLFCLLRCGDQRLAILNTHLGLSEKEPLSQWQTLKSYLDNLGSHHPLALLGDFNDWNQRLHNEIRDAGFVEAGQSLSNRLPRTFPCPTPVLPLDRIYMKGFSAIDVRVRGFGRQGWSSDHLPYLAQLQFHESA, from the coding sequence ATGCCTGATAGTCAGGATATCAAGATAATCACCTATAATGTTCACCGGATGAAGTCGCCGTTTAGGCGGCGGCCCACCAGCAATGATATATATAAATTGATGAAGCTTACCGAAGCCGATGTTATTTGCCTTCAAGAAGTCTGGCGCAGTCACCGGTGGCGACGGTCAGACCTTGAAGAGCTTTGTAATGAGCTGTGGCCTCATAGCTCGTTCGGCTACAATGTATCCTTTCCTGATGGCAACCAAGGGAATGCTGTATTAAGCCGCTATCCGATTCTTCTAGAAGACCGAGTGAGTTTGAAAACGGATACAGGGGAACCAAGAGGTGGGTTATTTTGCCTTCTTCGTTGCGGTGATCAAAGACTCGCCATCTTGAATACTCACCTGGGTCTCAGTGAAAAAGAGCCGCTGAGTCAATGGCAAACGCTCAAGTCTTATTTAGACAACTTAGGTAGCCACCATCCACTAGCTCTTCTAGGTGACTTCAATGACTGGAATCAGCGTCTGCACAATGAAATTCGAGATGCTGGCTTCGTGGAAGCCGGACAAAGTTTGTCCAATCGTTTGCCGCGAACATTTCCTTGCCCAACCCCCGTGCTACCTTTGGATCGAATCTATATGAAAGGTTTTTCAGCGATCGACGTTCGAGTCCGAGGCTTTGGTAGGCAAGGTTGGTCGTCAGACCACCTTCCATATCTAGCGCAGCTACAATTTCATGAATCGGCCTAA
- a CDS encoding TVP38/TMEM64 family protein, which yields MGVALAATLFYLDLDLAKFQDWLRSELNLASSSGWQGTLLAVLIFALSAMLFVPVNLLILAFASIFHGYEAVTYILCGVLGAAAGGYVLGQLLSQKLLHRMLPKKLLTIGEKIKGRHILPLVLVRLTPVAPFSLVNIAAGSVKVHFGIYILGTALGILPGTVSLVFFQNSLFELISEPSAENIALFVGSVIVVLGIFYGLNQRFSQKDQNISEESAHA from the coding sequence ATGGGAGTTGCCCTTGCAGCGACCCTTTTCTACTTAGATCTCGATCTTGCGAAGTTTCAAGATTGGCTTCGGAGTGAGTTGAACTTGGCTTCGTCATCTGGTTGGCAGGGAACGCTACTAGCGGTCCTCATATTTGCCCTGAGTGCCATGTTGTTTGTTCCCGTAAACCTTTTGATTCTAGCTTTCGCTAGTATCTTTCACGGTTATGAAGCGGTGACTTATATTCTATGTGGCGTACTAGGAGCCGCAGCAGGAGGCTATGTTCTGGGTCAGCTATTGTCTCAAAAATTATTGCATCGTATGCTGCCAAAAAAGCTTCTCACCATTGGTGAGAAGATCAAAGGACGACATATTTTGCCACTGGTACTTGTTCGGCTGACTCCTGTAGCCCCTTTTAGTTTGGTCAACATCGCAGCTGGATCTGTGAAAGTTCACTTTGGGATTTACATCCTCGGCACGGCCCTGGGGATTCTACCAGGAACAGTGAGTCTGGTCTTTTTTCAAAATAGTCTCTTCGAACTGATTAGCGAACCCAGTGCCGAGAATATCGCGTTATTTGTGGGATCAGTGATCGTGGTTCTTGGAATATTTTATGGCTTGAATCAAAGGTTTTCTCAAAAAGACCAAAATATTTCAGAGGAGAGTGCTCATGCCTGA
- a CDS encoding lipoxygenase family protein has translation MTLFSQTSLPQFDSKPEKRLEKLEEFRQKFQYDFSVVDQVPISASIPDEAKAGTLWNLKIVATQYQIRRNWEKILEDKDYVFEFPLPEKPVSEIAKMLIDGDLLNYIRYTNPDLGVALKDKRPSSFTQYYELFKQFDIPEGGDKLFDDGEFADYFVAGLNPVMIQKLTALQDNYGFNDDHVNQHPKFADDSIEGMIADERLFVVDYFELALLKDGQHPDQPKYGYRPIVFLAVPKNGDNLEILAIQNEQGADALVLTPFSGKWDWLIAKTMVKVADSNYHEVVSHLGLTHLLIDPIVIATFRQLAPQHPLHTLLVPHFEGTLPINALAVKTLLPKGGTVEQLLSAEIETGYEVLRIKRNSFHFRDNLLPANLKARGVDSSSKIKNYPYRDDGLLVWNAIQDWVSDYVDLYYNSDSDVANDNELAAWTSEIMAPDAGRVNGFAPSEGIITKQVLVETLTMILFTCSAQHAAVNFPQGRASAVAYQPLAGYQPAPTTEGLDEQGATEFLPPLDRAIKQVHTLHLLGQTYYTQLGQYNLGTFSDKRVVPKLWKFQLALRGVESTIKDRNKTRRTSYEYLVPSKIPQSINI, from the coding sequence ATGACGCTTTTTAGCCAAACTAGCTTGCCTCAGTTTGACTCAAAGCCCGAGAAGCGGCTTGAGAAACTTGAGGAGTTTCGACAAAAATTTCAGTACGATTTCTCGGTTGTAGATCAGGTGCCCATTTCCGCTAGCATACCAGACGAAGCTAAGGCCGGAACTTTATGGAATCTTAAGATCGTTGCAACCCAGTATCAGATCCGTCGAAATTGGGAAAAGATTTTGGAAGATAAAGACTACGTCTTTGAATTTCCGCTTCCTGAAAAGCCGGTTTCTGAAATCGCTAAGATGTTGATCGATGGTGACCTGTTGAACTATATCCGCTACACGAACCCGGATTTAGGTGTAGCTCTTAAAGACAAGCGCCCTTCCAGCTTCACACAGTACTACGAGCTGTTTAAGCAATTTGATATTCCAGAAGGCGGAGACAAGCTGTTTGACGACGGTGAGTTTGCCGACTATTTCGTTGCTGGTCTTAATCCAGTGATGATCCAAAAGCTTACTGCTCTTCAGGATAACTATGGTTTTAATGATGATCATGTTAACCAACACCCAAAGTTTGCTGATGATTCTATCGAAGGTATGATCGCTGATGAGCGCCTCTTCGTCGTTGATTACTTCGAACTTGCGTTGCTCAAAGATGGCCAGCATCCAGACCAACCAAAGTATGGTTACCGACCGATCGTCTTCCTTGCGGTTCCTAAGAATGGTGACAACCTTGAAATCCTTGCTATCCAAAATGAGCAAGGCGCTGATGCTCTTGTTTTGACGCCTTTCTCAGGCAAGTGGGACTGGCTCATTGCTAAGACTATGGTAAAGGTTGCAGATTCTAACTACCATGAAGTTGTTTCACACCTTGGTCTAACACACTTATTGATCGACCCTATTGTTATCGCAACTTTCAGGCAGTTGGCTCCTCAACATCCTTTGCATACATTACTCGTTCCTCACTTCGAAGGGACTTTGCCAATTAACGCCTTGGCTGTTAAGACTCTTCTTCCGAAGGGCGGTACTGTGGAGCAGCTACTATCAGCTGAGATCGAAACAGGTTACGAAGTGCTTCGCATCAAGCGTAACAGCTTCCATTTCCGTGACAACCTTCTACCAGCTAACCTGAAGGCTCGTGGTGTTGATAGCTCCAGTAAAATCAAAAATTACCCTTACCGAGACGATGGTCTTCTAGTTTGGAACGCTATTCAGGACTGGGTTTCTGACTATGTTGATCTGTACTATAACAGCGATAGCGATGTCGCCAACGACAACGAGCTAGCAGCTTGGACATCTGAAATCATGGCTCCTGACGCTGGTCGAGTGAATGGCTTCGCTCCATCTGAAGGCATCATTACAAAGCAAGTATTGGTTGAGACCTTAACAATGATTCTCTTCACATGCTCTGCGCAACACGCTGCTGTAAACTTCCCTCAGGGCCGTGCTTCAGCGGTTGCTTACCAGCCACTTGCTGGCTACCAGCCGGCTCCTACGACTGAAGGTCTCGACGAGCAAGGCGCGACTGAGTTCTTGCCACCACTCGACCGTGCGATCAAGCAAGTTCATACGCTTCACCTTCTTGGTCAGACGTATTACACGCAGTTGGGTCAGTACAATTTGGGCACGTTCTCTGATAAAAGAGTTGTTCCTAAACTATGGAAGTTCCAACTAGCCTTAAGAGGTGTTGAGAGTACTATCAAGGATCGTAACAAGACGCGACGTACTAGCTACGAGTACCTAGTACCATCTAAAATCCCACAAAGTATCAATATCTAG